The Cololabis saira isolate AMF1-May2022 chromosome 20, fColSai1.1, whole genome shotgun sequence genome includes a window with the following:
- the LOC133420397 gene encoding fibrinogen alpha chain, whose translation MLAMTHIYNSNRRIIINRYMSELKLVEHADGLVRNLTRLQKRSAALAQKIQELSGTAQNQIEELYRTEVDIDMKLRSCQGSCRWLLPFSVDHHSYKELHSDMTLVDKSLKQRSKASTPPTDIQRLKLQPYDVGVVPSTTYKTIPTVQRELLTQFEDIGQNQLELEELLEESIDVDKLNVVETE comes from the exons ATGTTGGCGATGACGCACATCTACAACTCCAACCGCAGAATCATAATCAACAGATACA TGTCAGAGCTGAAGTTGGTGGAACATGCCGATGGACTGGTGAGGAACCTCACCAGGCTACAGAAACGATCGGCCGCCCTGGCACAAAAGATCCAGGAGCTGAGCGGCACCGCGCAGAACCAGATTGAGGAACTCTATCGCACAGAG GTGGACATCGACATGAAGCTGCGAAGCTGCCAGGGGTCTTGTCGGTGGTTGCTGCCATTCAGCGTTGATCATCACAGCTATAAGGAGCTTCACAGTGACATGACCTTGGTGGATAAAAGTCTCAAACAGAGAAGCAAGGCTTCAACACCACCCACTGACATCCAACGACTCAAGCTGCAGCCTTACGATGTCGGAGTGGTGCCGTCCACGACCTACAAGACGATTCCAACGGTCCAAAGGGAACTCCTAACCCAGTTTGAGGACATTGGACAGAACCAGTtagagctggaggagctgctggaggagtcCATAGATGTGGACAAGCTTAATGTCGTAGAGACTGAGTGA